A region of Pyxidicoccus parkwaysis DNA encodes the following proteins:
- a CDS encoding sensor histidine kinase — MGFSTMLLLRRSDLDEAARKGIDRIRNATGRADRMIGDLLDFTQARLGGGIPIHRKPADLNELVRVVVEEVRLANPGRRIDVTTVGSGAGEWDTDRLAQVVTNLLSNALRYGAEDAPVRVETRAEDGVLELNVHNAGEPIHPDVLPILFQPMKRGTGREQATTRGLGLGLYIVDRIVHAHEGTVTVKSSAEEGTTFSVRIPRHAGRHA, encoded by the coding sequence ATTGGCTTCTCCACCATGCTGCTCTTGCGCCGCTCGGACCTGGACGAGGCCGCGCGCAAGGGCATCGACCGCATCCGCAATGCCACCGGGCGCGCGGACCGGATGATTGGAGACCTGCTCGACTTCACCCAGGCGCGGCTCGGCGGGGGCATTCCCATCCACCGCAAGCCGGCGGACCTGAACGAGCTGGTGCGCGTGGTGGTGGAGGAGGTGCGGCTGGCCAACCCGGGACGGCGCATCGACGTCACCACGGTGGGCAGCGGCGCGGGGGAGTGGGACACGGACCGGCTGGCCCAGGTGGTGACGAACCTCCTGAGCAATGCGCTGCGCTACGGCGCGGAGGACGCGCCCGTGCGGGTGGAGACGCGCGCGGAGGACGGCGTGCTGGAGTTGAACGTGCACAACGCCGGCGAGCCCATCCACCCGGACGTGCTGCCCATCCTCTTCCAGCCCATGAAGCGCGGCACGGGGCGCGAGCAGGCGACGACGCGCGGACTGGGGCTGGGGCTCTACATCGTGGACCGCATCGTCCATGCCCACGAAGGCACCGTCACCGTGAAGTCTTCCGCGGAGGAGGGAACGACCTTCTCCGTGCGCATTCCCCGTCACGCGGGGCGTCACGCGTGA
- a CDS encoding type II toxin-antitoxin system RelE family toxin: MESPTPASAPAYAVEVAPSAWRQLGHLSNQDYVHLQQRLTALAMLASEGRLPDPRFITAAGVDTALSLTVGDFVLLYQVDPARAAIRLMEVTLRLITIPPPVSQR; this comes from the coding sequence ATGGAATCGCCCACCCCCGCTTCAGCTCCCGCGTACGCCGTCGAGGTCGCTCCGTCAGCGTGGCGCCAGCTCGGCCACCTGTCCAACCAGGACTATGTCCACCTCCAGCAACGACTGACGGCGCTGGCGATGCTGGCCTCCGAAGGACGGCTGCCAGACCCGCGCTTCATCACCGCTGCCGGAGTGGACACGGCGCTGTCACTCACGGTGGGGGACTTCGTCCTCCTCTATCAGGTGGATCCGGCGCGGGCCGCCATCCGGCTGATGGAAGTCACGCTCCGGCTCATCACCATTCCGCCTCCGGTGAGCCAGCGGTAG
- a CDS encoding PAS domain-containing protein has product MPRIADLIESHRELLLRRFLDEAGKLESARGLKPSDILNSLPDYLATLAALSRQGSAADTARVKQRQEEAHLGSRLRLGYNQDEVTTEYVLVGRLIAELWEDLPPEAQPAPEDSQRLFTALDAAMDHAVATFTGYSMEDRQREKRTLRQLEALAPKSLGRDEPVAPHLTPMVRLIMEALEADGAELFLVGTPGTLRLAAAAGRCESLTGSGRVVPLEGDTFLARVAASEEPLVLAGTPESTTALREGLCGGGLPTLMGLRLWPHGELMGVLYVGVARARPFQPQAKRCLETLVESLSGILDRAFLFGQLEDAHARLGTSEERYRLASRAITDAIWDWDLSTGTVLWNEGVETLLGFLAHEVTPHIDWWMSRIHPDDRERVVRGIHRAIDSGMGRWRSEYRFLHRDGHYVHVTDHGVIARDASGRGVRMVGAMQDISVRKQAEEARARLLKRESQRAEQLRGLAAASVTISGTATLDALLRVIAEQARELIGAHQAMTSMAVKGREGPSLQVVSLSDKYAAWRADAPSLDDGGLYAYVARTLRPVRLSQAQLEAHPYWKGAGPPGGGRPPLRGWLAAPLIGRDGVRLGLLQLSDKHEGDFTEEDEALLMQLAQLASVAIENVQLYTALSQSEDRVRLALMAARLGTWDLDPVSGVLRWDERCKELFGLPPDAEVTWDTFLARLHPEDREPTSKGVQRALAGEAGGVFNLEYRTLGLRDGVERWVSAHGQAFLDEEGRAVRFIGTVMDVTERKRLDARLPQARGGTAAARGPGGEAHRHRQP; this is encoded by the coding sequence ATGCCTCGCATCGCCGACCTCATCGAAAGCCACCGTGAGTTGCTGCTGCGGCGCTTCCTGGACGAGGCCGGCAAGCTGGAGAGCGCCCGGGGCCTCAAGCCGTCCGACATCCTCAACTCGCTGCCGGACTACCTGGCCACGCTCGCGGCCCTCTCGCGCCAGGGCAGCGCGGCGGACACGGCGCGGGTGAAGCAGCGGCAGGAGGAGGCCCACCTGGGGAGCCGCCTGCGGCTGGGCTACAACCAGGACGAGGTGACGACGGAGTACGTCCTCGTGGGGCGGCTCATCGCCGAGCTCTGGGAGGACCTGCCGCCCGAGGCGCAGCCCGCGCCCGAGGACTCGCAGCGGCTCTTCACCGCGCTCGACGCCGCCATGGACCACGCGGTGGCCACCTTCACCGGCTATTCCATGGAGGACCGGCAGCGCGAGAAGCGCACCCTGCGGCAGTTGGAGGCGCTGGCGCCCAAATCATTGGGGCGCGACGAGCCCGTGGCCCCGCACCTCACGCCCATGGTGCGGCTCATCATGGAGGCCCTGGAGGCGGATGGGGCGGAGCTGTTCCTCGTCGGCACACCGGGGACGCTGCGGCTCGCCGCCGCCGCCGGCCGCTGCGAGAGCCTCACGGGGTCGGGGCGGGTGGTGCCCCTGGAGGGGGACACCTTTCTTGCCCGGGTGGCCGCCTCCGAGGAGCCGCTCGTGCTCGCGGGCACGCCGGAGTCCACCACCGCGCTGCGCGAGGGCCTGTGCGGCGGCGGGCTGCCCACGCTCATGGGGCTGCGGCTGTGGCCGCATGGCGAGCTGATGGGCGTCCTCTACGTCGGCGTCGCCCGCGCCCGGCCGTTCCAGCCACAGGCCAAGCGCTGCCTGGAGACGCTGGTGGAGTCCCTCTCCGGCATCCTCGACCGGGCCTTCCTCTTCGGGCAGCTCGAGGATGCGCACGCGCGCCTGGGCACCTCCGAGGAGCGCTACCGGCTGGCCAGCCGCGCCATCACCGACGCCATCTGGGACTGGGATTTGTCCACCGGCACGGTGCTCTGGAACGAGGGCGTGGAGACGCTGCTCGGCTTCCTCGCGCACGAGGTGACGCCGCACATCGACTGGTGGATGTCCCGCATCCACCCGGATGACCGGGAGCGCGTGGTGCGCGGCATCCACCGGGCCATCGACAGTGGCATGGGGCGCTGGCGCAGCGAGTACCGCTTCCTCCACCGGGACGGCCACTACGTGCACGTCACCGACCACGGCGTCATCGCGCGGGACGCGTCGGGCCGGGGCGTGCGCATGGTGGGGGCCATGCAGGACATCAGCGTGCGCAAGCAGGCGGAGGAGGCCCGTGCGCGGCTGCTCAAGCGGGAGAGCCAGCGCGCCGAGCAGCTCCGCGGGCTGGCCGCCGCGTCCGTCACCATCAGCGGCACGGCCACGCTGGACGCGCTGCTGCGAGTGATTGCCGAGCAGGCCCGCGAGCTCATCGGCGCGCACCAGGCCATGACGTCCATGGCGGTGAAGGGACGCGAGGGCCCGTCGCTCCAGGTCGTCTCGCTCTCCGACAAGTACGCCGCGTGGCGCGCGGACGCGCCGTCGCTGGATGACGGCGGGCTCTACGCGTACGTGGCGAGGACGCTCCGGCCGGTGCGGCTGTCGCAGGCGCAGCTGGAGGCGCACCCGTACTGGAAGGGCGCGGGCCCGCCGGGCGGAGGCCGGCCGCCCCTGCGCGGCTGGCTGGCGGCGCCGCTCATCGGCCGCGATGGCGTGCGCCTGGGACTGCTCCAGCTCTCCGACAAGCACGAGGGAGACTTCACCGAGGAGGACGAGGCCCTCCTCATGCAGCTCGCGCAGCTGGCGAGCGTGGCGATTGAGAACGTGCAGCTCTACACGGCGCTGAGCCAGAGCGAGGACCGGGTGCGGCTGGCGTTGATGGCGGCCCGGCTGGGCACGTGGGATTTGGACCCGGTGTCGGGCGTGCTGCGCTGGGACGAGCGCTGCAAGGAGCTCTTCGGCCTGCCTCCGGACGCGGAGGTGACGTGGGACACGTTCCTCGCCCGGCTCCACCCGGAGGACCGCGAGCCCACGTCGAAGGGCGTCCAGCGCGCGCTCGCGGGCGAGGCGGGCGGGGTCTTCAACCTCGAGTACCGTACCCTGGGCCTTCGGGACGGCGTGGAGCGCTGGGTGTCCGCGCACGGCCAGGCCTTCCTCGACGAGGAGGGCCGGGCGGTGCGCTTCATCGGCACCGTCATGGACGTCACCGAGCGCAAGCGCCTGGACGCGCGGCTGCCTCAAGCGCGAGGAGGAACTGCAGCGGCGCGCGGACCTGGAGGAGAAGCTCATCGGCATCGTCAGCCATGA
- a CDS encoding type II toxin-antitoxin system RelE family toxin: MAGKRQPGSSTTSISVHAARPPIVMHRILPRAAGPYRVIFAPEAWRQIGLMPTALFEVLQKAVDDLAERCGRLSTPGAEKPVRLSLAVGSLVVLYERDDATRTLLLVDIQRTPESP; this comes from the coding sequence GTGGCCGGGAAGCGGCAGCCCGGGTCATCGACGACGTCCATCAGCGTCCACGCAGCCCGCCCCCCCATCGTCATGCACCGCATCCTTCCCAGAGCCGCCGGCCCCTACCGCGTCATCTTCGCGCCCGAGGCGTGGAGGCAAATCGGGCTGATGCCCACCGCGCTCTTCGAGGTGCTCCAGAAGGCCGTGGATGATCTGGCCGAGCGGTGCGGCAGGCTGAGCACGCCCGGTGCGGAGAAACCTGTCCGGCTGAGCCTCGCCGTGGGCTCGCTGGTGGTCCTCTACGAGCGGGACGACGCGACGCGGACGCTCCTCCTGGTGGACATCCAGCGCACTCCCGAGTCGCCGTGA